A window of Streptomyces sp. NBC_01224 genomic DNA:
AGACGCCGCCGCCTGCGGTGCTTGAGGAGCGCCCAGGGCGCCCGCGCCCCCGTGACCTCCGTACCGGCTTCCCTGGCCGCCTGGGAGGCCGCCTTGGCCACCGGCAGCATGTCCTCGCGCCGGGCCCCGTCCAGACGGTCGGACTCCGGCCACAGTCCCAGCACCGCACAGAGCGTGGGCAGGACCGCCATCGCCGCCGTGGCGTACCCCTCCGCCGACGGGTGGTAGTTGTCCGGACCGAACAGCTCCCGCGGATTCGCCTCGAACTCCGGCCCCAGCAGGTCGCCCAGCGACACCGTCCGCCCGCCCTGCTCCACCGAACCGATCGTCTGGGCCGCCGCCAGCTGCCGGCTCACCCGCCGGGCCATCCAGCGCAGCGGCTGGTAGACCGGCTCGATCGTGCCGAGATCCGGGCACGTGCCGACCACCACCTCCGCGCCCGCCGTGCGCAGCCTGCGAACCGCGGTGGTCAGACAGCGCACCGACTGGGTGGCGGGCATCCGATGCGTCACATCGTTCGCCCCGATCATGATCACGCAGACGTCGGGCCTATGGGACGGATCGGCGAGCAGCAGCGAGACCTGCCGCTCCAGATCGTCCGACCGGGCGCCCGGCTGCGCCACAGTGCGCAGATCCACCGGCCGCTCGGACACCGCCGCCAGCCCCGAGGCGAGCAGCGCCCCCGGTGTCTGCCCGGCCCGGCGCACCCCCTGTCCGGCCGCCGTCGAGTCACCCAGCAGCCCTAGCCGCAACGGGTCGGCGGGGCCGGTGAACGCCACCCCGTACCGTCCGTCCGCGCTCGGCGGAACCGGTGCGATACCGCCGCCCACCTGCCGTTTCGCCAGCTGGACCTCCGCCAGCAGTACGCCTACCGCCGCCGCGCCGAGCAGCCCGATGCTGCCGCCGCCGTAGGCCGCGCCCGCTGCGATCCGCCGTGCCACCCTTGCCCTCGACACAGTCCGGTCCACCTCCTCGTTGCCGTATCGCCGTACATACAGCTAACTGCCCCGCAGCGACCGTCGCTCAATCGCTTCGCCCAATCCCGTGCCCGTACGCATACGCTTGCCGCACCATCTCGGAGACCCCGGAGTACACGGTGCAATTCCACGATTCGATGATCAGTCTCGTAGGCAATACCCCGCTGGTGAGGCTGGGCAGTGTCACGGCCGGCATCCAGGCGACGGTCCTGGCCAAGGTCGAGTACTTCAATCCCGGCGGTTCGGTCAAGGACCGCATCGCCCTGCGCATGATCGAGGCCGCCGAACAGAGCGGCGAGCTGCAGCCCGGTGGCACGATCGTCGAGCCGACCAGCGGCAACACGGGCGTCGGCCTGGCGATCGTCGCCCAGCAGAAGGGGTACAAGTGCATCTTCGTCTGCCCCGACAAGGTGTCCACGGACAAGATCAATGTGCTGCGCGCCTACGGTGCCGAGGTCGTCGTCTGCCCGACGGCCGTTGACCCCGAGCACCCCGACTCGTACTACAACGTCTCGGACCGGCTGGTCCGCGAGACGCCGGGAGCCTGGAAGCCCGACCAGTACTCCAACCCGAACAACCCGCGCTCGCACTACGAGACCACCGGTCCGGAGCTTTGGGAGCAGACGGACGGGAAGATCACCCATTTCGTCGCGGGTGTCGGCACCGGCGGCACGATCAGCGGCACCGGCCGCTATCTGAAGGAGATCAGCGGCGGCTCGGTCAAGGTCGTCGGCGCGGACCCGGAGGGATCGGTCTACTCCGGCGGCTCCGGACGCCCGTACCTCGTCGAGGGGGTCGGCGAGGACTTCTGGCCGAGCGCGTACGACCGTACGGTCACGGACGAGATCATCGCCGTGTCCGACAAGGACTCCTTCCAGATGACCCGCCGCCTCGCCAAGGAGGAGGGCCTGCTGGTCGGCGGCTCCTGCGGCATGGCGGTCGTCGCCGCCCTGGAGGTCGCGAAGCGGCTGGGCCCGGACGACGTGGTCGTCGTCCTGCTGCCCGACAGCGGCCGCGGCTACCTGAGCAAGATCTTCAACGACGAATGGATGGCCGACTACGGCTTCCTGGAGGACACCGGACCGTCCGCACGCGTCGGGGACGTACTCGACCACAAGGACGGCCCGATCCCGACGCTCGTCCACATGCACCCCGAGGAGACCGTCGGCGAGGCGATCGACGTCCTGCGTGAGTACGGCGTCTCGCAGATGCCGATCGTGAAGCCGGGCGCCGGCCACCCGGACGTGATGGCCGCCGAGGTCATCGGTTCGGTGGTGGAGCGGGAGCTGCTGAACGCCCTGTTCGCTCAGCGGGCCTCGCTCTCCGACCCGCTGGAGAAGCACATGTCGCCGCCGCTGCCGCAGGTCGGTTCCGGTGAACCGGTCGCGGACCTGATGGCGGTGCTCGGCGGCACGAACGCGGCGGACGCGGCGATCGTGCTGGTGGAGGGCAAGCCGACGGGCGTCGTCAGCAGGCAGGACCTGCTGGCCTTCCTCGCCAAGGACGCGGCCGCCGGCAAGCCGTAGCCGGCTCGGAGGCCGGGCTTCGCGAAAACGGTACGAGCGCGACACGTACGCGCAGCACCGGCTTAACACGAGTCCGGCAGATTGATGGGTGTCGGCAGGGAAACCCGCCGACACCCGATACGGCGACACGGACTACGGAGCGGCTCCCGGACCTCCACCGTCGCCAGGACGCGGTGACCGGCCCTGACCCGGACCGTGTCCCTCGCGGGGACCGCCGTCGTCCCGCCCCCTGGGAAACCGGGGGTGCGGCGGTCCCCGCGATACATCCATGTGCGACGGTCATCTGCGCGGACGTCTGCGACGGTCATGCGCGCGGACGTCTGCGACGGTCATATGCGCGGACCGTGCGACGGGCGAGTGCCTGGCCGGCCGGGTGAGGCGCCGTTCGCGCCCCCGGCGGCGTCTCACCCGGCCGGTGCGGCCGCCCAGCTCGCCAGCAGCGCGATGCGTTCCGCGGTCTCGCTGCCGGGCTCCGGGGTGTAGACCACCAGGGACTGGCCGGGGTCGCCGGGCACGCCGAGCGTCTCGTACGGGAGGGTCAGCTCGCCCGCGACGGGGTGGTTGATGCGCTTGACGCCGTAGGTCTTCGCCTTCACCTGGTGATCCGCCCACAGCCGGCGGAAGTCCTCGCTCTTCATGGACAACTCGCCCACCAGTGTGGCCAGTTGCTTGTCATCGGGATGCAGCCCCGCATCCAGTCGCAGATGTGCGACCGTCTCCGCCGCCACCGCGGCCCACTCCGGATAGAGCTCGCGCGTCGCCGGGTCGAGGAAGACCTGGCGCGGGATGTTCAGTTCCGCCGGGCGCATCCGCGAGTAGCCGACGACCGCGTCCCCCAGCGCGTTCCACGCCAGTACGTCCATCCGGCGGCCCAGGATGAAGGCCGGGGCCCCGCCGAGCGTGTCCAGCAGCAGGCGCAGACCGGGGCGGACCCGCTGGGTGGCGGCCGGGGCCGAGGCGCGCGGCCCCGGGCGCGCCACCGTACGCAGATACGTGTGCTCCGTCTCGTCCAGCTGGAGCACCCGGGCGATCGCGTCGAGCACGGCGTCCGAGACGCTCGGGCCGCGCCCCTGTTCCAGCCGTATGTAGTAGTCGACGCTCACCCCCGCGAGCTGCGCGACCTCCTCGCGCCGGAGTCCGGGAACCCGCCGTCGGCCGCCGTACGCGTTCAGCCCCACGTCCTCGGGCTGGATGCGGGCTCGCCGTGAGCGGAGGAAATCACCGAGGTCGCCGTCCATGACACCGATCGTAGAAGAAGTACGGGCGCCGATCCTGGTACTGGCAGACCCAGGAACAACGCATCCCTGGGTAGCCGGGCGGCAGCCGCGCAGAGTGGGACCAGGCCCGGGGAAACGCCCCGGTCCTGAGAGCGCAAGGAGTACGGACATGTCGTACGAGACCCTCGCAGGCCGCACCGCCGTGATCACCGGAGCCGCCAGCGGCATGGGCGCCGCGACCGCCCGGCTGCTCGCCGCCCAGGGCGTCAGGGTCGCACTGCTGGCCCGGCGTGCGGAGCGGCTGGAGGAGCTGGCCGCCACGATCGAGGCGGAGGGTGGTGAGGCGCTCGCCGTCACCGCCGATGTCACCGACCAGGCGTCCGTGGACGCCGCGGCCGAGCGGGTGCACAGCACGTTCGGGCAGGTGGACCTGGTGGTCAACGCGGCCGGTGTGATGCTGCCGAATCCGGTGGACGAGGGCCGGACGGACGAGTGGCAGCGGATGATCGACACCAATGTGACGGGCGCCCTGCGGATCATCCGGGCCTTCACATCCGACCTGGTGGCGGCGGCCGCCGACGGCCGCACCGCGGACCTGGTGAACATCTCGTCCATCGGCGCGCACGTCACGTTTCCCAACTACGCGGTGTACGGGGCGACGAAGGCCGCGCTCACCCACCTGTCGTCGTCGCTGCGCACGGAGTTCGGACCTCGCGACGTCCGCGTCACGAACATCGAGCCGGGTCTCACCGACACGGAACTGGGCGGCCACATCGACAACGCCGAGCTGAGCGGGCAGCTCGACGGTATGTTCGACGCGGTCGGGGCACTGTCGAGCGAGGAGATCGCCGACCTCGTGGCCTACGCCACCAGCCGCGCGCGCCACCTCAACCTGCGCCAGCTGGTCGTGCTGCCCACCCGCCAGGCGTAGCGCCCGTGTCCTCGGGCCCGGCCCGCGGCTCTCAGTCCTCCCAGTCGGACTCCGTGCGCCCGGAACGGTGCCGGAACCAGGGCCGGCCGCGGGCGGCGTGCACGGCATTGACGGCGACGATGCCGAGCCAGGCGACGACCAGCCCGCCGGTATGGGCGGCCGCGGCGCCGATCGCCGACAGCGGGATGGCCAGGATCAGCGAGATGATCCCGAAGCCGTAGCGCTCGCCGAAGTTCCCCATGGGCTGCGGCGGGCGCGCACCCCTGGCGACGCTCACCTGCTGCTCGGCGAGATGGCGCCGGACGCGGCGGTCGAGCGTGGTGTCGAGACGTTGCTCGACCTTCTCCAGGAACGACTCGACGAGCGCGGACTCGTAATCCGAACCCAGCTCACTACGGGCATGCAGGGTGGCATCGAGCTCGCTCTTGAGCTCAGGGTCACGGGTTTCCATGTCTTTTACGGTACGAATCGGGAGCGCTCCGGGCAGTGGGGCTAACCCCCCTCTTTGGACCGGTGCGGCCGATGGGGGCGGAGTCACGACGGGGGTGCGGCCGCTGCCAAAAAGTAGTCCGTAACATCCGGGACCGCCGGAGCGTGTTCATGGCGAGAGCGTTTCTTGGGCGCGATGAACGGACGGGGGGACGATGCCGACGGGGCACGAGGATTTCGACGCGTTCTACACGGCTACGGCCAAGCGCCTGGTTGCCACGGTTTACGCCATGACCGGCGATCTGGGCGAGGCGGAGGACGCGGTGCAGGAGGCATATGTGCGGGCCTGGCAGCGATGGGACCGGCTGGCACGCGACGGCGATCCGCTGCCCTGGGTGCGGACGGTGGCCATCCGGCTGGCGATCAGTACGTGGCGAAGGGCGCGCAACCGGGTGCGGGCGCACTTCCGGCACGGGCCGCCCGAGGAACTGCCAGGCCTCTCCGTGGACCGGGTGGCGTTGGTCGGGGCGCTCGGCGAGCTGAGCGCCGAGCAGCGGCAGGTCGTGGTCCTGCACCATCTGCTGGATCTCCCGGTGGAAGAGGTGGCGCGCGAGGCGGGAGTGTCGAACGGCGCAGTACGGACCCGGCTCCACCGGGCCCGCAAGATCCTCGGCGAGCGGCTCGCCGAGACCATAGTCACTGCCGGGCGAGTGGAGGGCGTTCACCATGGCTGAGGTCGAGGAACTGCTGGACGGCGTCGCGGTGCGGTTGCCTGCCGCCGAGGAGATCCGGGCGAGGGGTAGGCGGCGTTCGCGCCGCAGGACCACGACGGTGGTGGTGTGCACCGTGGTGCTGATGGCCGCCGGGGCCTGGGCCGTGCTGCCGACCGGAGCGAATCAGCGGCACGGGCGCGGCACGGTTGCCACCACGCCGGACAATCCGTTCCGCAAGGACGGTCTGGTCCAGATGATGCGGGCGGACGAGGTGCCCCTTCATGGGACGTGGCACTGGAAGGAGGACGACCGACCGACCACCGGCGCCGGCTCGCAGGAGGATCCCCTGCCGAACCTGGGTCTCGGCAGAGCCTGCGTGCAAACGCCCCCTCCGGTGGGCGCGGCCGACGAGACCAGCTACAGCCGGTGGTACACGGGCAGGGACGGAGCCGTGGCGCAGCACTGCATCGTCGAGTACGACGACGAGGCCACGGCCCGGGAGCAGCTGAGGAAGACGGGCGACGTACTGGAATCGGGCGGTCTGCGGCCGACGCCGGGGAACTCGGGGAAGGCGGAGGACGGGAGCGGCTCCTGGGTCGGCACGGTGGAGGGCGGTCGTACGCTGCGGGTGTTCACGCGGCGCTGGAACTCCTGGGTCTCGGTCACCGAGGTCCTGGACGGCGTGCGCGGTTCCTGAGCGCGGGGGAGGCCCGGCCCTCGCTGCCGCTGCATATGGACATGCAGACGCCTTACTGGCTGAATGGATCTGTCGGCGCCGGACCGTGGTGCGACGGATCTACCGAGGGGACAGCATGAGCGGGAGCAGCCCGGCCGCGCGGTTGCAGCAGCTCTTCGAGGGGCACCGGCTCACACCCACCCAGCGGCGCATCGCGCACTCGATGGTGCGCAGAGCCGGGGACGTGCCGTTCCTGTCGAGTGTGGAGCTGGCCGAGCTCGCCGGGGTCAGCCAGCCGTCCGTCACCCGGTTCGCCGTGGCGCTCGGCTTCGACGGCTATCCGGCACTCCGCAGGCACCTGCGCGAGGTCACCCCCGCCGGGTCCGTGGCGGAGGGCGGGGACGACGCGTACAACGAGTACCAGCAGGCCGTTCTCGGTGAGATCGAGAACCTTCGACATCTGGCCGAGCTGCTCGCCGACCCCGGTCCCATCGAGCGCGCGGGCAGGCTACTGGCGGCCTCGCGTCCGCTGCCGGTGCTCGGGCTGCGGGCCGCCTCCTCGCAGGCACGCGGGTTCGGGTACTTCGCGGCCAAGGTGCATCCCGACGTGCGGGTGCTCGACGAGGGCGGCAGCATGCTGCACGACCGGATCGACGCCGCGCGGCGGGCGGGCGCCTCGGCGCTGATCTGTTTCGCGCTGCCCCGACACCCGAAGGAGGTCGTGGACGCGCTCGCGTACGCGCGGGAGCAGGGGCTGACCGTCGTATCGGTCGCGGATTCCGCTTTCGCGCCCGTCGCCAAATGCAGCGACCTGCTGATCCCGGCCGCCGTCGGCACCGGGCTCGCCTTCGACACCGCGTGTGCGCCCATGCTGCTGGGACGGGTGCTGCTGGAGGCGATGTGCGACGACCTGCCCGACGTGCAGGCACGGCTGGAGGAGTTCGACACCCGAGCGGTGGCACGGGGGCTCTTCGTCGAGTGACGGGCGCCGCCCGGCGGTCCGGCGGCGAGCAGCCCTGATGCGCCCCGAGTCCGGAGCCCGGACAGCGGTGCGCTGTCGCGCCGGGCGGCGGCCCGGTCAGGATCAGGTGCTGGGGTCGCCCCGCCGACCTCGCCCCGCCCCTTCTCAGGCATTGCTCATTTACGGCTATTAATCTCCCGGCCCAGAAGGATCAGAAGGAGCTGCGGAGAGGGGTACGGACGTGGGGCGCGGAGCGCAGTCGTTGGCGAGGGTGGCCGTGATCGTACGGGCCGGAGCCGCACCGCTGTGGTGGCCGGGGCTGCTCGCCGCGGCGATCGGCGCGCTGGTGCCGGGGCTCACCGGACGCCGGATCGGGCTGCTGGCCGGAGCGGCGCTGTTCCTGGTCACCGCGGCCGTGGTGGCGCTCGTACGCGGCCGGCGGTACGCGGAACTGGCCAGGGGCGCCACTCGCGCCGGGCGGTCCGACTTTCTCCAGGACCGGGCCGTGACCGTACGCAACTGGCGACGCGGGCACCGGTGGTGGCTGCTCGGGGCGTTCCTCATGGCGGTGGCGAGCGCGTTCCTGCTGCCCGGGGCCGGCGGGATGGTGCTCGCGGGCGCTGGGGCCGGGCTCTGGATCAAGGCCGTCAGGATCGGGCAGCGCGAGCGCCGGGACGACACCCTGTACTGGGTGCGGACCGACTGGGCGGAGCGCGGACGGCCCGCGGGCAAGCAGGTGAAGGGGTATCGGACGACCGGACCGATGGCGGGTGACGCCGCGCCCGGCGGGGCGCGGCGCCGGCGCTGAGGCCGCCGGGTCAGACCTCCAGCTCGGCCTCGATCCGCTTCAGCTGGTGGCGGGCCATGGCCAGGTTGGCGCGGCCCTTGTCCAGCACCAGGTACAGGAACAGGCCGTTGTTGCCGCGGGCCTTGAGCAGCCGGATCAGGTGGTACTGGCCGCCGAGTGTGATCAGGATGTCCTCGATCTCGTCCTGGAGGCCGAGGTGCTCCATCGTGCGGAGCTTGGCGCGTACGACATCGGTGTTGCCCGCGGCCGCGACCTCCAGGTTGAAGTCCTTGCCGCCGCCGAGGGTGCCCAGCGCCATTCCGCTGGTGTAGTCGACGAGGGCGACACCGAGGGTGCCCTCGATGGACGTCATCGCTTCCTTCAGTGACGTTTCGGTGTTCGCCATGAGTGCTCGATTCCTTTCCTGGCCGGCCGGGACGACCGGATCCGTGGGTTGTTTCCTGGGCATGTGGTGTTACGTGCGGTGCGGCAGCGGTCCGGGCTGTGCGGGGCGCTGCTCGGGGGCGCGGGCCGGGGGCGCCGGCTGTGCGGCGCGTTCCAGTGCGGTGTCGACCAGTTCGCCGATACGGGTGCCTGCCCGGCGGCCCTCCAGATGGAGCCTGCCGACGTTGATCCGGTCCTCGGCCAGCAGCGTGAGGACGGCCGAGGAGCCGGCGGCGTACGTCGCGATGTAGCCGGTCTCGCCCCGTACGAGAAGTTCACGGAAGCCGCCCCGGCCGGTCGCGTCCGCCATCCGGATCGCGACGCCGAGAGCGGCCGCGGTCAGTGCGGCGACGCCCTCCGCCTCCACGCCCGGGGTGTCATGGGCCAGGACGAGACCGTCGGTGCTGGCCGCCAGGGCGCCGGAGAGGAGCGGGAC
This region includes:
- a CDS encoding SGNH/GDSL hydrolase family protein, whose protein sequence is MARRIAAGAAYGGGSIGLLGAAAVGVLLAEVQLAKRQVGGGIAPVPPSADGRYGVAFTGPADPLRLGLLGDSTAAGQGVRRAGQTPGALLASGLAAVSERPVDLRTVAQPGARSDDLERQVSLLLADPSHRPDVCVIMIGANDVTHRMPATQSVRCLTTAVRRLRTAGAEVVVGTCPDLGTIEPVYQPLRWMARRVSRQLAAAQTIGSVEQGGRTVSLGDLLGPEFEANPRELFGPDNYHPSAEGYATAAMAVLPTLCAVLGLWPESDRLDGARREDMLPVAKAASQAAREAGTEVTGARAPWALLKHRRRRRLPAATEPQPHPETHGEAPPKTLGEPQGDSHAKPHEEAPEEPYGESHGESHNLPAN
- a CDS encoding cystathionine beta-synthase, which encodes MQFHDSMISLVGNTPLVRLGSVTAGIQATVLAKVEYFNPGGSVKDRIALRMIEAAEQSGELQPGGTIVEPTSGNTGVGLAIVAQQKGYKCIFVCPDKVSTDKINVLRAYGAEVVVCPTAVDPEHPDSYYNVSDRLVRETPGAWKPDQYSNPNNPRSHYETTGPELWEQTDGKITHFVAGVGTGGTISGTGRYLKEISGGSVKVVGADPEGSVYSGGSGRPYLVEGVGEDFWPSAYDRTVTDEIIAVSDKDSFQMTRRLAKEEGLLVGGSCGMAVVAALEVAKRLGPDDVVVVLLPDSGRGYLSKIFNDEWMADYGFLEDTGPSARVGDVLDHKDGPIPTLVHMHPEETVGEAIDVLREYGVSQMPIVKPGAGHPDVMAAEVIGSVVERELLNALFAQRASLSDPLEKHMSPPLPQVGSGEPVADLMAVLGGTNAADAAIVLVEGKPTGVVSRQDLLAFLAKDAAAGKP
- a CDS encoding helix-turn-helix transcriptional regulator gives rise to the protein MDGDLGDFLRSRRARIQPEDVGLNAYGGRRRVPGLRREEVAQLAGVSVDYYIRLEQGRGPSVSDAVLDAIARVLQLDETEHTYLRTVARPGPRASAPAATQRVRPGLRLLLDTLGGAPAFILGRRMDVLAWNALGDAVVGYSRMRPAELNIPRQVFLDPATRELYPEWAAVAAETVAHLRLDAGLHPDDKQLATLVGELSMKSEDFRRLWADHQVKAKTYGVKRINHPVAGELTLPYETLGVPGDPGQSLVVYTPEPGSETAERIALLASWAAAPAG
- a CDS encoding SDR family oxidoreductase — its product is MSYETLAGRTAVITGAASGMGAATARLLAAQGVRVALLARRAERLEELAATIEAEGGEALAVTADVTDQASVDAAAERVHSTFGQVDLVVNAAGVMLPNPVDEGRTDEWQRMIDTNVTGALRIIRAFTSDLVAAAADGRTADLVNISSIGAHVTFPNYAVYGATKAALTHLSSSLRTEFGPRDVRVTNIEPGLTDTELGGHIDNAELSGQLDGMFDAVGALSSEEIADLVAYATSRARHLNLRQLVVLPTRQA
- a CDS encoding SigE family RNA polymerase sigma factor → MPTGHEDFDAFYTATAKRLVATVYAMTGDLGEAEDAVQEAYVRAWQRWDRLARDGDPLPWVRTVAIRLAISTWRRARNRVRAHFRHGPPEELPGLSVDRVALVGALGELSAEQRQVVVLHHLLDLPVEEVAREAGVSNGAVRTRLHRARKILGERLAETIVTAGRVEGVHHG
- a CDS encoding MurR/RpiR family transcriptional regulator yields the protein MSGSSPAARLQQLFEGHRLTPTQRRIAHSMVRRAGDVPFLSSVELAELAGVSQPSVTRFAVALGFDGYPALRRHLREVTPAGSVAEGGDDAYNEYQQAVLGEIENLRHLAELLADPGPIERAGRLLAASRPLPVLGLRAASSQARGFGYFAAKVHPDVRVLDEGGSMLHDRIDAARRAGASALICFALPRHPKEVVDALAYAREQGLTVVSVADSAFAPVAKCSDLLIPAAVGTGLAFDTACAPMLLGRVLLEAMCDDLPDVQARLEEFDTRAVARGLFVE
- a CDS encoding roadblock/LC7 domain-containing protein; its protein translation is MVPEAEVQDVLAELQRLRARVPLLSGALAASTDGLVLAHDTPGVEAEGVAALTAAALGVAIRMADATGRGGFRELLVRGETGYIATYAAGSSAVLTLLAEDRINVGRLHLEGRRAGTRIGELVDTALERAAQPAPPARAPEQRPAQPGPLPHRT